The stretch of DNA GAAGTTGACAGGATATCTGAAAACCTTGAAAAACTTTCAAAAGGCAACCTTGATATGAATCTCGATGCCGGTGCAGCGAATGAGTACACATCGGAAACCCGGCGGATGTTCAACCGTGTCGACAAATCGCTTGGAGAGGCAAAAGAAGCTGTTGAATCCCTTGTTGAAGATTCAAAGATGCTTGCACAGGCAGCCATAAACGGCAGGCTTAATGTCCGTTCGGACGCCTCTAAACATGAAGGGAAGTTCAAGCATATTGTCGAAGAGCTTAATAAGACAATTGATTCAATAGCAGCACCTATACATGAGGCGATTAGGGTTATAGGCGAATATGCCGAGAACAACTATACCGAATTTTTCGACGATAAAGTTGTTGTCAAAGGAGAATTTGCAGAGTTCAAGGAATCGATCAACCTGCTCGGCCAGAATACGTCCAATGTAATCAGCGACGTAATAAATGCAGTAGATCATGTCTTTGTCGGAACCAACGAGGCCAGCAAGGGCTCTGATGAGGTGGCGAAGGCGGCAGAACATGTTGCCATGACAAGCCAGAAATGTGCTGATATCAGCAGGGAGATGCTCGACAAGATGACAGCCATTCAGCAGCAGATTGCTGATCTTTCAGCTTCCAACGAGGAGGTCGCCGCAACCTCGCAGGACGTCCTGAAGAACTCCGAGGAGGTAACTAAGATGGGCAACGACGCACAGGTTCTCGGAAATGATGCAAACCGCAAGATGGCTTCCGTAGTCGAGATTACAAACCGCAGCGCCGAGGAGATCAAGGAGCTCAACGACCAGATAAAGGAGATCAACAAGATCGTCAAGATGATTACCGATATCACGAGCCAGATCAATCTCCTTGCACTAAATGCCGCAATCGAAGCCGCACGTGCCGGGGAGCACGGGCGTGGATTTGCAGTTGTAGCCGGAGAGGTCAAGAACCTTGCCGCAGATGCGAGGAAAGCCACCGAGCATATCGACAAAGTCATCGGTGAGATCCAGAACAACAGTATAAGGACCGCCGACGCAATCCAGACCGCCAGCACCGAGGTAGTCTCCGGTGTCGAGAGTGTCGATGCCGCAATTAAAGCTTTAAACACAATTGTAGAGGGTTCTGAGAAGGTCACAATGGATATGAGCGAGATCGCAAAGGCGATCGAGGACCAGGCGAATATTGCCAATATTGTTGTATCTGCAACAGATGAAGGAAGCCTTCTTTCCAAGGATAACCTCAGGGAGGTCGAGGAGCTCGCAGCACTTGCAGAGGAGGCAAGCGCATCGACCGAGGAGATTGGAAGCGCAATCCATGAAGTGAACAAGATGTCCCAGAAGCTCCAGGGCGATATGAAGGCATTTAAAATATAATAACTCTTTTTTCTTCGAAAATCCGCGTTTTAAGGGCTCTGTCCCGTATGATTCATCTGCAAATGGAATTTTGATTCTCTGTTTTAAAAATAAAACCGGAATGATCCGGAAATCAGGTAAGAAAAAGAATATTTCTTTATTGATTAATCCAGGATTTCGTAGGTTGTCGATCTCTGTTTCAAAACCCTGCCGATATCTTCGGTTATGCGCTTCATCTCACCGGGATCGAGGTAGTCCGATTCGTCGCCGCCTGCATCCACGGATACCTCATCGGAGAACATCGTTCCTCCGAAGTCGTTTCCTCCTGATAAAAGGCCTACCTGGGTGAATTTCCGTCCCAGTTTTCCCCACGAGATCTGGATGTTGTCGAAGTTGTCGAGATAGAGCCTTGATACTGCGAAGAGAAGTATGTCCGTTCTTCCTGTGGCGCCTGGCGGGGCAAGTCCCTTGTTGAACAGGGGAGTGTTGTGGTGGAGATAGGGGAGCGGAACGAGTTCGGTGAATCCTCCGGTTTCATCCTGTATTCCTCTCAGGACTCTCAGGTGTTCTACCCTGTCCGCCTCGGTCTCCACCGAACCGGGTAATATCGTTGCAGTTGACTTTATCCCCATAGAATGAGCTTCCTTTATTATCCTGACCCATTCTGCCGTCGGTACCTTGGCCGGGCAGATTGTCTTTCTGACGCTGTCCACGAGGATCTCGGCCGCAGTTCCCTGGAGAGTTCCGAGGCCAGCACTTCTCATCATCCCGATGACCTCTTTTGTCGAAATCCCGCTTTTTTTTGCAGAATAGGAGATCTCGTCAGGGCTCATAGTATGGATATCCGCTTCGGGAATAACATCATGCACCCAGGATATGATCTCAGCGTATCTTTCCGCGTCGAAATCCGGGTGGACTCCTGAAAGAAGGCAGATCTCTGTTACGTTTCTCTCCTTTGCCAAGAGAGCCCGTGCCCTGATCTCTTCTTCGTCATGAAGGTAGGCGTCCTCGGCCTTCTTCGGCCTGCCGAAACCACAGAAGCCGCAGAGATTTTTGCAGATGTTCGTAACGTGGAGGTTGTGGTTCCTGACATAAGTCACAATGTCTCCTACCTTTCTTTCCCTTAACCGATCTGCCGCTTCGGCAATCCTGAAGATATTCCGGTCACGGATCATCATCAGCGAGACCGCCTCTTCCTCGGTCATCCTGTGTCCTTCGAGAACATCGTTCAAAAGGTTCTTAAGCTCTGCGTCCTTCATTTCTTCTTTTTCTCCCTGGAATTCAGATACAGTTCATGAGCAAACATAAGGATTATTATCAGTATTGCGAATTCGATTATGTGCAGCGGGATATATCCTACGAGGGGAATTGCGAACCAGGCCTTTCCTACGATCCATTCCTTTTCAACAGGCATTAGCTGTCCGATTCCTGAAATTCCTCCCATTTGGTCGGGGTATGGGTTGTTGTCACCCCAGGTAATGTATCCCCCGTCGCTTGCATTGTCGTACCATTCAACTGCACGATGGATGATCGGATGAACACTGTCCACCCCGTTCGGCTTGTAGATAATTACGTCTCCGTAGACAGCATTGCCGTAAAGATTAGGATACTCGTTGAATTTACCGTAGCCTGTCGACAGGCTTTCGTTCCATGTCTGCAGTTCGCCGTACCTGTCTGCGGCGACGACAAAGACGAGGTCTCCTTTATTCATATTTGGAACCATGCTCTCAGACTCGACTGCAACCACTGCCGGCCAGGTGCCTGAAAATAAAAAGAGCAGGAGTGCGACAAGGCCTACGACCAGCACGATCCATGCTGCGTCGCGTGCCAGTGAAAAAGCCGGCTCCTCACTCTTTAAAAACCTTTTAATTAGAGATTCTTTCGGTTTATTACCTGATTCGGGTTTTTTCATAGTTTAACAGAAACTGTTGGATCTGTTGCATAAAAATAACTTTTGAAGCACAATGTGAATTTTCGGATAGTTATATATTTGTGTTGCCCAATGATAGATCGATGGAATCCGGTTACCTGAGCCTCGGGATGGGATTGCTGATTGCAATTATCGTCCTTGCGTTCACTTTCCTGACGGCGCTTATTACTGCCGGCCTGCAGAGCTATAATCTTGCGATATCGATTTCATTTGTCATGGGAGGGCTTCTGTGCATATGCCTGTCTGCGGTCTTCAGGAGCTGTCCTTTTTCAAAAAAAGAGAACTGCAATGACAGTCCGGCCGACAGGTAGATAAAACAAAGACTACATGCCGGTGTCTGTTCCGGGCATTTCCCTTGTATTGACTTTGTAATGGTTTTTCATAGAATCCCTGATCTTCCGGGCTTATCTCTATCTCCTGAGGAGAAATCGATCTGTTGAATTCTCCCTAACAATTATACCGGATTAACCCCCTAGGGAAGTTGTGGAGTTTGAGTTATATGACCGAGAGAAAGACCGGTTCCGGAGATTCAGCCGGAACGCCGGATGCTGAAAGATTGCTTGAAGAAGGCGACCCGCTGTTTGAGGAGAGCAAATACGAGGAGGCCCTTTCTGCCTATGATCTGATTCGTGCCACCGATGACGGCTACCTTGCTGCACAAAACAGGAAGGGAAACATCCTCTCCATCCTGGGGAGGAATGATGAAGCACTGGAAGTCTTCAGGGACGTCCTGCGGATTGTCCCTGAGAACCCCATTCTATATGATGCAGCTCTTAACAACATGGCAAATGTACTGCGAAGGCTTGAGAGGTTTGAAGAGGCTCTTGAACTGTACGATAAAGCCCTTGAAGCAGAGCCTGATAATGTAATGGCCTTAAACAACAGGGGCAACGTCCTTTCCGATATGGGCCGGGATGAAGA from Methanolacinia petrolearia DSM 11571 encodes:
- the cofH gene encoding 5-amino-6-(D-ribitylamino)uracil--L-tyrosine 4-hydroxyphenyl transferase CofH — translated: MKDAELKNLLNDVLEGHRMTEEEAVSLMMIRDRNIFRIAEAADRLRERKVGDIVTYVRNHNLHVTNICKNLCGFCGFGRPKKAEDAYLHDEEEIRARALLAKERNVTEICLLSGVHPDFDAERYAEIISWVHDVIPEADIHTMSPDEISYSAKKSGISTKEVIGMMRSAGLGTLQGTAAEILVDSVRKTICPAKVPTAEWVRIIKEAHSMGIKSTATILPGSVETEADRVEHLRVLRGIQDETGGFTELVPLPYLHHNTPLFNKGLAPPGATGRTDILLFAVSRLYLDNFDNIQISWGKLGRKFTQVGLLSGGNDFGGTMFSDEVSVDAGGDESDYLDPGEMKRITEDIGRVLKQRSTTYEILD
- a CDS encoding S26 family signal peptidase, which gives rise to MKKPESGNKPKESLIKRFLKSEEPAFSLARDAAWIVLVVGLVALLLFLFSGTWPAVVAVESESMVPNMNKGDLVFVVAADRYGELQTWNESLSTGYGKFNEYPNLYGNAVYGDVIIYKPNGVDSVHPIIHRAVEWYDNASDGGYITWGDNNPYPDQMGGISGIGQLMPVEKEWIVGKAWFAIPLVGYIPLHIIEFAILIIILMFAHELYLNSREKKKK